TAAGGCGTTGACGTGAATGCTTAATATCGATGCAGGCAAGAATGGCAAGAATGCCCACGGCAGCCATCATGGCGTTAACTGCACGAAGGTGGTTTTTTCCACCAATACTTTCTGCAAAGATAACATCACCTCCCATGGAAGGACTGAGCATGTTCATAGTCCCCGGGATGATAAGGCTTAATCCCAGAAAGGCAAGGAGAAAAGAGAGAGTAAATTTGTGAAGAGGGGTCACTTTTTTTAAAACGCCTTTCTACTGTCAAGCAGTATGGTTACAGGCCCGTCATTTGTGAGATTTACCTCCATATGGGCCTGAAATTGCCCTGTGGCAACCATAAGTCCTTCATTTTCCGCCATTTTAACCAGTTTTTCAAATAAAATACTTGCCTCTTCCGGTTTCATGGCCTTTTCAAAGGAGGGCCGCCTCCCTTTTCCGGCGTCCCCTGCCAGGGTAAATTGGGAAATGAGGAGTATTTCTCCCTCAACATCCCTTACAGAGCGGTTCATCTTCCCTTCCCCATCTTCAAAGATGCGGAGCCCGGCTATTTTGGAAGCAATATATTGACCATCCTTTTCATCGTCATCTTTAACGATCCCGGCAAAAACAAGAAGTCCCTTTTCTATGCTCCCCTTTATCTTGCCTTCAACAGTGACGGAGGCCTTG
Above is a window of Deltaproteobacteria bacterium DNA encoding:
- the dtd gene encoding D-aminoacyl-tRNA deacylase, yielding MRAVVQRVSKASVTVEGKIKGSIEKGLLVFAGIVKDDDEKDGQYIASKIAGLRIFEDGEGKMNRSVRDVEGEILLISQFTLAGDAGKGRRPSFEKAMKPEEASILFEKLVKMAENEGLMVATGQFQAHMEVNLTNDGPVTILLDSRKAF
- a CDS encoding DUF4345 domain-containing protein; the encoded protein is MTPLHKFTLSFLLAFLGLSLIIPGTMNMLSPSMGGDVIFAESIGGKNHLRAVNAMMAAVGILAILACIDIKHSRQRLKGLCILLFFLVFARTYSIIVDGMPSYDIIVYLLIELIMAMVFLLWPPPK